One stretch of Candidatus Brocadiaceae bacterium DNA includes these proteins:
- a CDS encoding tetratricopeptide repeat protein produces the protein MSTKKILVTIVFFFIAPIACSNSQYSGANNTYLESITDRIKGVPAAKEHKTRGIACFTKGMIDEAFEELKLAADGIQEDGELHHYLGKVYYERNKFGEAVAELLAAISFYHDSQIKERADAYNDLGLAYRNQKVFSESLSAFKESLVLKPDVAETNYNLGFLYYEKGVLEDCIHYVKKSIKLDPNVADFHFLLGLAYYENNSNEKAMEEFKQAIKLNPRDAEAYNHLGILYNERRAFEKSIAQHQTAIQLNKKYSEAYNNLGISYYAIGRLKEAADAFRKVIELEPEFAEAYYSLGLIYTEEGEMEKAVIALENALKLNQDIAEAHFTLGDVYAEKGMLEEALSEYRNAIKDRPEYEEAYYKYGELSVIKGEHNESITAWKKTIQLNPENADAYYNLGVAYYNIGKTKKAASMWNEVIKLNPKDYAALTNLADIYDEEGLTVKAIQNWEKIIEWYPDDAVVYYKLGNAYAKRNMYATALSQWEEAVKIDSSLVNAYYNLGFVYQKIGKYDAAIEAYKKVLDMNAEDIEVHKSLWSLYKERGMRVEADLQYALYEKLKSRQSEMISSE, from the coding sequence ATGAGTACTAAAAAAATACTAGTAACGATCGTCTTTTTCTTCATTGCCCCCATAGCATGCAGCAATTCTCAATATTCGGGGGCAAACAATACGTATCTGGAATCAATTACGGATAGAATTAAAGGTGTTCCCGCAGCAAAAGAACATAAAACCAGGGGTATTGCCTGCTTTACGAAGGGGATGATAGATGAGGCCTTTGAAGAATTAAAATTAGCTGCCGATGGGATACAGGAAGATGGGGAATTGCACCATTATTTGGGAAAGGTGTATTATGAAAGAAACAAATTTGGCGAGGCGGTAGCAGAATTGCTCGCTGCCATTTCTTTTTATCATGATTCCCAGATAAAAGAGAGGGCCGATGCTTATAATGACCTTGGTCTTGCCTATAGAAATCAGAAAGTGTTTTCGGAGTCTTTGTCCGCATTTAAGGAGAGTCTTGTGCTGAAACCTGATGTGGCGGAAACGAATTATAATCTAGGGTTTCTCTATTATGAAAAAGGTGTATTGGAAGACTGCATTCATTATGTAAAAAAATCAATTAAACTGGATCCGAATGTTGCCGATTTCCATTTCTTATTGGGTTTAGCCTATTATGAAAATAATTCAAATGAAAAAGCCATGGAGGAATTCAAGCAGGCTATTAAATTAAATCCACGAGATGCTGAGGCATATAATCACCTTGGTATTCTGTACAATGAACGAAGGGCATTTGAAAAATCAATCGCACAACACCAGACGGCTATTCAACTGAATAAAAAGTATTCTGAGGCTTATAATAATCTTGGAATTTCTTATTATGCGATTGGTCGACTCAAAGAAGCGGCGGATGCATTCAGGAAAGTAATAGAGTTAGAGCCTGAATTCGCGGAAGCCTACTATAGTCTAGGGCTCATATATACGGAAGAAGGGGAAATGGAAAAAGCTGTTATTGCTTTGGAAAATGCACTGAAACTCAATCAGGACATTGCTGAGGCGCATTTTACCCTGGGTGATGTTTACGCGGAAAAGGGAATGCTAGAAGAGGCCTTGTCGGAGTATAGGAATGCCATAAAAGACCGCCCTGAATATGAAGAGGCATATTACAAATACGGAGAATTATCCGTTATCAAGGGAGAACACAATGAATCTATTACCGCTTGGAAAAAAACGATCCAGTTAAATCCGGAAAATGCGGATGCATACTATAATTTGGGAGTGGCGTATTATAATATAGGAAAAACAAAAAAAGCCGCTTCCATGTGGAATGAGGTTATAAAACTAAATCCAAAGGATTATGCGGCGTTAACAAATCTTGCGGATATTTATGATGAAGAAGGCCTCACCGTTAAAGCGATACAAAATTGGGAAAAAATCATTGAGTGGTACCCTGACGATGCAGTGGTGTATTATAAATTAGGTAATGCCTATGCAAAAAGGAATATGTACGCGACTGCTCTTTCTCAATGGGAAGAAGCTGTAAAAATTGATTCCAGCCTAGTAAATGCTTATTATAATTTGGGGTTCGTGTACCAGAAAATCGGTAAATACGATGCTGCAATAGAGGCGTACAAGAAAGTTTTAGATATGAACGCGGAAGACATTGAAGTCCATAAATCTTTATGGTCGCTGTATAAGGAAAGGGGTATGCGGGTTGAAGCTGATTTGCAATACGCACTTTATGAAAAGTTGAAATCGAGGCAATCAGAAATGATTTCAAGCGAATAG
- a CDS encoding carboxypeptidase regulatory-like domain-containing protein, whose protein sequence is MKKIQAGVVSLIVTLMVILLCSWSEVATVLHASSSWNTSSGPTIPRLAGGRGHSLALKSDGTVWSWGENKRGQLGDGTTKERKTPVEVHDISDAIAIAAGRGHSLALKSDGIAWAWGKNDEGQLGDKTTKDKETPVEVSDLTEAIAISVGENHSLALKSDGTVWAWGSNKEGQLGNGSLANEKKPKEVKTLADMVSVAGGKFHSLALKLDGTVWAWGRNDDGQLGDGTTNRSKTPVEVAGVHGIIAIAGGEAHSLALKLDGTVWAWGANNHGQLGDGTTQRRKTPVPVKDMNGVIAIACGNSHSLALKSDGTVWAWGTNGSGQLGDKTTKTREIPVEVSDLREVTAIESGDHHSMALQSDGSVWIWGKNNKGQLGDGTVKNSTFPVEVDINLGQNESPTPIPIQTPVPTPTPTPSPIPSPTSTPSPVATPKISGGEAHSLSLKSDGTFWTWGNNDFGQLGDGTRKIRKSPMEIEALSGGIAIVGGKGHSLALLSDGMVWAWGLNSSGQLGDGTLKWRDDPVEVASLGEMIAIAAGTYYSLALKSDGTVWAWGDNEKGQLGDGTTNRRQEPVAVIGLSEVVAITAGEFHSLALKSNGTVWAWGDNAKGQLGDGTTSRRKEPVMVSDLNDAVAIAAGEFHSLALKSDGTVWAWGENEENQLGDDTEKRRKTPVEVHNLDEVAVIASGAEHSLALKFDGTVWAWGYNKHGQLGDGSEKNRKTPVIVSSLTDITAIAGGMEHSLALQSDGTVWAWGRNSSGQLGDGSKTKSKTPIQANINLGQSMPPTPVPTPTPIPGVTSVSVSLQGSPIEHVTGAVFGFVNDADYEILQGVVVTIAGARISKSVEVDEEGYYEFADLMAGAYTLTFEKVTYQIQNLNINLMAGERLFLERIALEQSRQGRIFGFVVNARGNPIEAVKIIMNDGESEKTKSVLSDSEGFFELSGLDEGIYTIVARKTGYTKAIHTVKVREAEEKEIIILLKK, encoded by the coding sequence ATGAAAAAAATCCAGGCGGGAGTTGTCAGCCTTATTGTTACTCTGATGGTAATCCTGTTGTGCTCATGGTCAGAAGTCGCAACGGTATTGCATGCATCGTCATCCTGGAACACTTCTTCTGGACCGACAATCCCTAGGCTGGCAGGTGGGAGAGGGCATAGCCTCGCATTGAAATCGGACGGAACGGTATGGTCGTGGGGGGAAAATAAGCGCGGCCAATTGGGGGACGGGACAACAAAGGAGAGAAAAACTCCGGTTGAGGTGCATGACATTAGCGACGCAATCGCCATTGCGGCTGGGCGCGGGCACAGTCTTGCATTGAAATCAGATGGAATAGCATGGGCATGGGGGAAAAATGATGAAGGTCAGTTGGGAGATAAAACGACAAAAGACAAAGAAACCCCTGTTGAGGTAAGCGATCTGACCGAGGCAATTGCTATTTCTGTAGGAGAGAACCATAGTCTTGCATTAAAATCAGATGGGACGGTATGGGCCTGGGGAAGTAATAAAGAAGGTCAGTTGGGGAATGGAAGCCTTGCGAATGAAAAGAAGCCTAAAGAGGTAAAAACTCTTGCAGATATGGTGTCGGTGGCAGGCGGAAAATTTCATAGCCTTGCTTTAAAACTGGACGGAACAGTATGGGCATGGGGGAGGAATGATGATGGTCAGTTGGGAGATGGAACGACAAATAGGAGCAAAACTCCTGTAGAGGTGGCCGGTGTACATGGCATTATTGCGATAGCAGGAGGTGAAGCCCATAGTCTTGCTCTTAAATTGGACGGGACGGTATGGGCATGGGGCGCGAATAATCATGGTCAATTGGGAGATGGCACAACGCAGAGAAGGAAAACGCCTGTGCCGGTAAAAGATATGAATGGAGTTATCGCAATAGCTTGTGGAAATTCCCACAGTTTGGCGTTGAAGTCAGATGGAACGGTATGGGCTTGGGGGACAAATGGAAGCGGTCAATTAGGCGACAAGACAACGAAAACACGGGAAATTCCTGTAGAAGTAAGTGATTTGAGAGAAGTTACCGCTATAGAGAGTGGAGATCATCATAGCATGGCATTACAGTCCGATGGGTCAGTGTGGATTTGGGGGAAAAACAACAAGGGCCAATTAGGGGATGGGACTGTGAAAAACAGTACTTTTCCTGTGGAGGTGGATATTAACCTCGGGCAGAACGAGTCCCCAACACCGATACCCATACAGACACCGGTACCGACACCAACGCCAACTCCTTCCCCGATTCCATCGCCTACATCCACTCCTTCTCCTGTTGCAACTCCGAAAATTTCAGGCGGTGAAGCGCATAGTCTTTCCTTGAAGTCTGATGGAACTTTCTGGACATGGGGGAATAACGATTTTGGTCAGTTAGGGGACGGAACAAGGAAGATTAGAAAGAGTCCTATGGAGATAGAGGCTCTTAGCGGTGGTATTGCGATTGTTGGTGGAAAAGGTCACAGCCTGGCGTTACTGTCAGACGGGATGGTATGGGCCTGGGGGCTTAATTCATCCGGTCAACTGGGTGACGGGACATTAAAATGGCGAGATGACCCTGTGGAGGTCGCGAGTCTTGGAGAAATGATAGCTATTGCAGCGGGAACGTATTACAGTCTTGCCCTGAAATCTGACGGGACAGTATGGGCGTGGGGCGATAATGAGAAAGGCCAATTGGGAGACGGAACGACAAACCGAAGACAAGAGCCGGTGGCAGTAATTGGCCTCAGTGAAGTAGTGGCCATTACAGCGGGGGAGTTTCACAGTCTTGCCCTGAAATCTAACGGGACAGTATGGGCGTGGGGTGATAATGCGAAAGGTCAGTTGGGAGACGGGACGACAAGCCGAAGAAAAGAGCCGGTAATGGTAAGCGACCTTAATGATGCAGTGGCTATAGCAGCGGGGGAGTTTCACAGTCTTGCCCTGAAATCTGACGGTACGGTGTGGGCGTGGGGGGAGAATGAGGAAAATCAGCTGGGAGACGATACTGAAAAGAGGAGGAAAACACCCGTTGAGGTGCATAATCTCGATGAAGTAGCTGTGATTGCAAGTGGTGCAGAGCATAGCCTGGCGTTAAAATTTGACGGAACAGTATGGGCCTGGGGCTATAATAAGCATGGTCAGTTAGGGGATGGTTCAGAAAAGAATAGAAAGACTCCTGTAATAGTGAGTAGCCTCACTGACATAACGGCAATTGCAGGCGGAATGGAACACAGTCTTGCTTTGCAATCAGATGGAACAGTATGGGCCTGGGGACGCAACAGTAGCGGCCAATTAGGGGATGGATCCAAAACAAAGAGTAAAACTCCAATCCAGGCGAATATTAACCTGGGTCAAAGTATGCCCCCGACGCCTGTGCCGACGCCTACGCCAATACCAGGCGTTACATCCGTATCTGTAAGTTTACAGGGTTCTCCGATAGAACATGTTACCGGTGCCGTTTTTGGATTTGTAAATGATGCTGATTATGAAATATTGCAAGGTGTTGTGGTTACGATTGCTGGCGCCAGGATTTCGAAAAGTGTCGAAGTTGATGAGGAAGGTTATTACGAATTTGCAGACCTCATGGCAGGCGCTTATACACTTACCTTTGAGAAAGTTACCTATCAGATACAAAATCTGAATATCAATCTTATGGCGGGGGAACGTCTGTTTTTGGAAAGAATTGCCCTGGAACAGTCCAGACAGGGTAGAATTTTCGGGTTTGTAGTGAATGCAAGGGGCAATCCGATCGAAGCCGTAAAAATAATAATGAACGATGGAGAATCAGAAAAAACAAAATCTGTGCTTTCTGATTCGGAGGGATTTTTTGAACTTTCGGGTTTAGATGAAGGTATATATACTATAGTTGCACGGAAAACGGGTTATACAAAGGCTATACATACAGTGAAGGTTCGAGAGGCAGAAGAGAAAGAGATTATTATATTATTGAAGAAATAA
- a CDS encoding ferritin family protein, with the protein MDIFEFALQMEKDGEKYYRDLVLKVDNIGLKNVLSMLADAEVKHYEILQRLKENETVQISDVSVLSDVKNIFTKMKEEKDISGLDSSLREVYENALEIEKKSQEFYKEKAEEVHEQSQREILLKIAEEEKHHCIILENIINFVSQPARWLENAEWYHMDEY; encoded by the coding sequence ATGGATATCTTTGAGTTCGCGTTACAAATGGAAAAGGATGGTGAGAAATATTATCGTGATTTAGTCTTGAAGGTTGATAACATCGGCTTGAAAAATGTATTATCGATGCTTGCCGATGCAGAGGTGAAGCATTATGAAATATTACAACGGTTGAAAGAAAATGAAACTGTTCAAATATCGGATGTAAGTGTATTATCGGATGTAAAAAACATTTTTACAAAAATGAAGGAGGAAAAAGATATTTCAGGTTTAGATTCTTCATTAAGAGAAGTATATGAAAATGCTTTGGAGATTGAGAAAAAAAGCCAGGAATTTTATAAAGAAAAAGCGGAAGAAGTACATGAACAATCACAAAGGGAAATACTCTTGAAGATTGCAGAAGAAGAAAAACATCATTGCATTATACTGGAAAATATTATCAACTTTGTATCACAACCGGCGAGATGGCTTGAGAATGCGGAGTGGTACCATATGGATGAGTACTAA